CTGCAGCAGGGCGAGACCATCTCCACCGTCATGCCGCTGCCGGAGGACGAGAGCACCTGGGACCAGCTCTACGTCATGTTCGCCACGGCCAGCGGCAATGTCCGCCGCAACAGCCTGGCCGATTTCACCAGCATCAATCGCAACGGCAAGATCGCGATGAAGCTGGACGAGGGCGACAGCCTGATCGGCGTCAAGGTCTGCCGCGACGACCAGGACGTGCTGCTGGCCACCCACATCGGCATGTGCATCCGCTTCCCGGTTACCGACGTCCGCGTCTTCAAGGGCCGCGATTCGACCGGCGTGCGCGGTATCCGGCTGGCCGACGGCGATACCGTGATCTCGATCTCGATCCTGCACCATCTCGACGCGACGCCGGACGAGCGCGCCAATTACCTGCGCATGGCCAATGCGCTGCGCCGGGCCGAGGGCGAGGAGACCGACGGCGAGGACAGCCAGGCGGTGGAGGAGCATGACCTCGACCCGGCCCGCTTCGCCGAGCTCGAGGCCGGCGAGGAGTTCATCCTGACGGTCAGCGAGGAAGGCTTCGGCAAGCTCAGCTCCGCCTATGGGTACCGGATCACCGGCCGGGGCGGGAAGGGCATCTGGACCATGGCGATGGGCGAGAAGAACACCGCCGTGGCCGCCAGCTTCCCGATCCTGCCGAGCCAGGAGATCATCCTGGTCACCGACGGCGGTCAGTTGATCCGCTGCCCGGTCTCGGACGTCCGGATCGCCGCCCGCAAGACCATGGGCGTGCGGCTGTTCAACGTCGCCGAGGGCGAGCATGTCGTCTCCGTCGCCGCGGTGCCGGAGGAGAACGGCACCAATGGCGAGGGCGACGAGGCGGCGGAGGACGAGACGTCCGGCGAGGCCGCGCCCGGGGACGATGCTGAGGGGCAACAGGACGGCGCCGCGTCGGGCGGCGACGGCGCATAAGGAAGGCCGCACGGATGTCCAAGCCGCGCATCGGGGTCTATCCCGGCACCTTCGATCCGATCACCAAAGGGCATATGGACATCATCCAGCGGGCGACGCGGATCGTCGACCATCTGGTCGTCGCCGTGGCCCGCAACGACGGCAAGGGCCCGCTGTTCTCGACCGACGAGCGGGTGGAGCTGGTGCGGGCCGACGTCGCGCCCCTGGTGGCCCAGGGGATCTCGATCGAGGTCCGCTCCTTCGACGTTCTGCTGATGCACTTCGCCGCCTCGGTCGGTGCCACCACGGTGGTGCGCGGCCTGCGTGCCGTCTCGGACTTCGAATACGAGTTCCAGATGGCCGGCATGAACGCCAAGATCAATCCGGTGATCGAGACGGTGTTCCTGATGGCGTCGGACCGCTACCAGTTCATCTCCTCCCGCTTCGTCAAGGAGATCGGCCGGCTCGGCGGCGACATCGCTCCTTTCGTCAGCCCGCTGGTGGCCAAGCGCCTGAACGAGCAGTTCGCCCGCAAAGGTCTGGTGTCGGATTAGGGTGGTTCTCGTGCCTCGCGAGTGTTGACCGTCGGACGGTGCCTCCCTAATGTGCGCCGCGCCCGCCCGGACACGCTTCGGGCCGGCAGTGTGAGCCGGTAGCTCAGTCGGTAGAGCAGAGGCCTTTTAAGCCCCTGGTCGTGGGTTCGAGTCCCACCCGGCTCACCATTCCCCGTGCTAAGCGATTGATTTAAAAGAGGGTTTGTAGATTTGGCCAATGAGGTTTGTAACTCCTTGCCCGCCAGATGCTCGGTCATTTTGATCACGGCGGCCTTCGCGAGGAGCTTCTGCCGGGCTGCGGCCACGTAGCGCTCGACCTCCTTGATCGACTTGTGTCCGGTGATCGACATGATCTCAATCGTGCTGCATCCGGCTTCGGCGAGCCGGCGCGCGGCCGCCTTCCGGAGGCCGTGCAGGACGCAGCGATCCGGCACGCCGGAGGCGCCGATCTTGTCGGCCATCCA
The sequence above is drawn from the Inquilinus sp. Marseille-Q2685 genome and encodes:
- the coaD gene encoding pantetheine-phosphate adenylyltransferase, whose product is MSKPRIGVYPGTFDPITKGHMDIIQRATRIVDHLVVAVARNDGKGPLFSTDERVELVRADVAPLVAQGISIEVRSFDVLLMHFAASVGATTVVRGLRAVSDFEYEFQMAGMNAKINPVIETVFLMASDRYQFISSRFVKEIGRLGGDIAPFVSPLVAKRLNEQFARKGLVSD